One Coffea arabica cultivar ET-39 chromosome 5e, Coffea Arabica ET-39 HiFi, whole genome shotgun sequence DNA segment encodes these proteins:
- the LOC113722735 gene encoding reticulon-like protein B8 has protein sequence MPEGISAEDLISNVMETLSDGVSKHKSVSFFEEQKSSSVSSQLNRLFGRQKPVHHLLGGGKSADVLLWRNKKISAGVLAGATAVWVLFEWLNYHFLSLICFALIFVMVAQFVWSNASGVLNKSRSEVPRFVLPEELFVNVAKTTSIQVNQGLGFLQDTACGGDIKQFLMVILSLFAVAVISSWCNFMTILFIGFVGAHTLPVVYEKYEDEIDGFVHNALEQLQGRYRKMDTGFLSRISRASFKGKKHE, from the exons ATGCCTGAGGGAATATCAGCTGAGGATCTTATCAGCAATGTCATGGAAACACTTTCCGATGGTGTGTCCAAACATAAATCTGTGTCATTTTTTGAGGAGCAGAAATCAAGCTCAGTCTCTTCTCAGTTAAACAGATTGTTTGGGCGCCAGAAACCAGTTCATCATCTTTTAGGGGGTGGGAAAT CTGCTGATGTCCTGTTGTGGAGAAATAAGAAGATCTCAGCTGGTGTTCTTGCTGGTGCTACAGCTGTTTGGGTGCTTTTTGAATGGCTCAACTACCATTTTCTCTCTTTGATATGCTTTGCCCTGATTTTTGTCATGGTTGCTCAGTTTGTTTGGTCAAATGCTTCAGGCGTTTTAAACAA ATCTCGATCTGAAGTCCCACGCTTTGTTCTGCCTGAGGAGCTTTTTGTCAATGTTGCTAAGACCACAAGTATTCAGGTCAACCAGGGTCTGGGCTTCCTTCAGGACACTGCATGTGGAGGAGACATCAAGCAGTTTCTGATG gttATACTGAGCTTATTTGCTGTTGCTGTGATTTCAAGCTGGTGCAACTTCATGACTATTCTGTTTATAG GCTTTGTTGGTGCCCACACGCTACCAGTTGTGTATGAGAAGTATGAAGATGAGATTGATGGCTTCGTACATAATGCCCTCGAACAGCTACAAGGCCGTTATCGAAAGATGGATACTGGCTTCCTTAGCAGAATTTCGAGGGCAAGTTTCAAGGGGAAGAAGCATGAATAG
- the LOC140006380 gene encoding uncharacterized protein — protein sequence MKRRNATKKQKGVATTPISSDFQLLQEVRQPVTLREFIPKGYLSDDTDNSTSCNVVKAENSQVTQIGTEFEKKLKIDDKPPVDCATTIIFYDDDLTVEFKTHNRPLFVSAYVREQKMNRILIDGGSAVNIMSVRAMKELGISSDELSQSRLMIQGFNQGGQRAIGLIRLELLYCRDGIVKKVTADDKPFTEAETHFADAKFYLHKEAKRKESVREESQDSKVPILRYTPRSKREEGQSSFIRNDTLNVPLTKIEPVKIEKESLQGFVRPKEEPAVEHYSLPTNRTQEDFDPNAYRLLAKAGYNPNEKNTLGKLPPEVIGEKTHGLTPTQKMLKGKGYNVESSSMGLGYQPPSPVRIMIKRASCNYVSEEIEVTSRKKSVFDRLGNKSKRTSVFDRLGPQPKNLKSPVYERLGSKKQEYQVAREESLTPIKKNRPRKRVSNFFMHYGDLFNVRIETIFEEQGQKSTASCHHITISDPEEEEEDADDAPPELEQGVKNTVDELKEINLGTSDDPRPIYISSCMTPEEEKEYVELLLEFRDVFAWNYSEMPGLDPRVAVHNLSVKRGTKPVKQTQRRFRPELIPLIENEINRLIEAGFIREVKYPTWISSIVPIRKKNGQIRVCVDFRDLNEACPKDDFPLPITELTVDATTGHEALSFLDGSSGYNQIRMAPEDEELTAFRTPKGIYCYKVMPFGLKNAGATYQRAMQRIFDDMLHKNVECYVDDLVVKSKKREDHIQDLRRVFQRLRRYQLKMNPLKCAFGVTSGKFLGFIVHQRGIEVDRSKIDAIVNIPEPRNIHELKSLQGKLAYIRKFISNLAGRCQPFSRLMKKGVPFEWDESCRNAFTSIKAYLMNPPVLAAPIPGKSLILYISAQERSVGALLAQENDEGKENVLYYLSRMMTSNELNYSPIEKLCLALIFVIQKLKHYFQAHTIRLISKSNPIKYVMAKPVLSDRLARWYLQFQQFEIIYVPAKAVKGQILADFLADHPLPAEWELTDELPDEEVFVVESSWSMYFDGAAHRDGAGAGVVFYTPEADILPYSFTLTRRCSNNVAEYQALILGLETAVDMKQLHLRVYGDSKLVVNQLLGVYDVKKPELIPYYKYARQLMGYLGNVTIEHIPRNFNQQADSLARVASMITLPSHRNQISICQNWVIPPMFDENDDGEE from the exons ATGAAACGACGAAATGCGACAAAGAAACAGAAGGGAGTCGCCACAACACCAATTTCGTCAGATTTTCAGCTTCTTCAAGAGGTTCGACAGCCCGTGACATTAAGAGAATTTATACCCAAAGGGTATTTAAGTGACGATACTGATAATTCCACTTCTTGTAATGTCGTCAAAGCCGAAAATTCTCAAGTCACACAAATTGGCACTGAATTTGAGAAAAAGCTCAAAATCGATGATAAACCACCGGTGGATTGTGCAACGACCatcattttttatgatgacgaTTTAACTGTTGAGTTCAAGACCCACAATCGACCTTTGTTTGTTAGTGCATATGTTCGAGAACAAAAGATGAATCGGATACTCATTGATGGGGGATCTGCCGTCAATATCATGTCCGTACGTGCTATGAAAGAGTTAGGAATCTCAAGTGATGAACTCTCCCAGAGCCGCCTCATGATCCAAGGATTTAACCAAGGGGGGCAAAGAGCAATTGGCCTCATAAGGCTTGAATTGCTC TATTGTCGAGACGGTATTGTTAAGAAAGTCACTGCGGACGACAAACCGTTCACGGAAGCCGAAACTCACTTTGCCGATGCCAAATTTTATCTTCacaaagaagcaaaaagaaaggaatcggTAAGGGAAGAAAGTCAAGATTCCAAAGTACCCATTTTGCGGTATACTCCAAGATCAAAAAGAGAAGAAGGTCAGTCTTCTTTTATCAGAAATGACACATTAAATGTTCCGCTCACCAAGATAGAGCCTGTCAAAATTGAGAAGGAGAGCTTGCAAGGATTTGTCCGTCCCAAAGAAGAACCGGCAGTGGAACATTACTCGCTACCAACAAATCGGACTCAAGAAGATTTTGATCCAAACGCCTATAGACTTCTTGCTAAGGCGGGTTATAACCCAAATGAGAAGAATACATTGGGCAAACTCCCTCCTGAGGTGATTGGCGAGAAGACTCATGGATTAACACCTACGCAGAAAATGTTGAAAGGAAAAGGCTATAATGTTGAAAGTTCATCGATGGGTCTGGGTTATCAACCACCTTCTCCAGTGCGTATAATGATCAAAAGAGCAAGTTGTAATTACGTGAGCGAAGAAATAGAGGTCACAAGCCGAAAGAAATCTGTGTTCGATAGGTTGGGAAATAAGTCAAAGCGTACTTCTGTGTTTGACAGACTTGGCCCGCAGCCGAAAAATCTGAAGTCGCCCGTCTATGAGAGATTAGGCAGTAAGAAACAAGAGTACCAAGTTGCCAGGGAAGAAAGTCTTACTCCAATAAAGAAGAACAGACCAAGAAAGCGAGTCTCCAATTTCTTCATGCACTATGGagacttattcaatgtaagaatTGAAACCATTTTTGAAGAACAGGGTCAAAAAAGTACGGCTTCCTGTCACCATATTACGATCAGTGAtcccgaagaagaagaagaagatgcggaTGACGCTCCCCCTGAACTTGAACAAGGGGTAAAAAATACAGTCGATGAGCTAAAAGAGATTAACCTTGGCACAAGCGACGATCCTCGCCCAATTTACATAAGCTCTTGTATGActcctgaagaagaaaaagagtatGTTGAGTTGCTGCTCGAGTTCAGGGACGTCTTTGCCTGGAATTACTCAGAAATGCCTGGTTTGGATCCAAGGGTCGCCGTTCATAATTTGTCTGTCAAGCGAGGAACAAAACCTGTCAAGCAGACGCAAAGGCGCTTTCGACCCGAATTGATTCCTCTGATAGAAAATGAGATAAATCGATTGATTGAAGCCGGATTCATACGAGAAGTAAAATATCCAACATGGATTTCAAGCATCGTCCCTATAAGGAAAAAGAATGGGCAAATCCGAGTTTGTGTTGACTTTCGAGACTTAAACGAGGCTTGCcccaaagatgattttcctctcCCCATCACAGAATTGACGGTAGATGCTACAACTGGGCATGAAGCACTATCTTTTCTTGATGGATCATCTGGCTACAATCAAATACGCATGGCGCCCGAGGATGAGGAGCTCACTGCCTTCCGCACCCCTAAGGGAATTTATTGCTATAAAGTGATGCCATTTGGCTTGAAAAATGCTGGAGCGACATATCAAAGGGCAATGCAAAGAATTTTTGATGATATGCTCCATAAAAATGTGGAGTGCTACGTTGATGACCTTGTGGTGAAATCCAAGAAGCGAGAGGATCATATCCAAGATCTTCGAAGAGTTTTTCAACGCCTTCGGAGATACCAACTGAAGATGAATCCTTTGAAGTGTGCATTCGGAGTCACTTCTGGCAAGTTTCTCGGTTTCATCGTTCATCAACGGGGAATAGAGGTCGATCGATCTAAAATCGATGCCATTGTGAACATACCTGAACCGAGGAACATTCATGAATTGAAAAGCCTTCAAGGGAAGTTGGCATATATTCGGAAGTTTATCTCTAATTTGGCCGGGCGATGCCAACCCTTTAGTAGACTGATGAAGAAAGGGGTACCCTTCGAGTGGGATGAATCGTGTAGGAATGCTTTTACAAGCATCAAGGCGTATCTCATGAATCCCCCAGTGTTGGCTGCGCCCATTCCAGGAAAATCATTGATTCTCTATATTTCCGCTCAAGAACGGTCGGTTGGGGCCTTACTCgctcaagaaaatgatgaaggtAAGGAGAATGTGCTGTATTACTTGAGCCGGATGATGACATCAAATGAGTTGAACTACTCACCCATCGAGAAGTTGTGTTTGGCACTTATATTTGTCATTCAGAAGTTGAAACATTACTTTCAAGCGCACACTATTCGACTCATATCTAAGTCTAATCCCATTAAATATGTCATGGCAAAACCTGTACTGTCTGATCGACTCGCCAGATGGTACCTTCAGTTTCAacagtttgaaattatttacgTACCTGCGAAGGCTGTCAAAGGACAAATATTGGCAGACTTTTTAGCCGATCATCCCCTACCTGCCGAGTGGGAGTTGACTGATGAACTTCCCGATGAAGAAGTGTTTGTGGTGGAATCGTCGTGGTCAATGTATTTCGATGGAGCTGCTCACCGTGATGGAGCTGGTGCGGGAGTTGTCTTCTATACTCCTGAAGCAGATATATTGCCATACTCTTTCACTTTAACACGTCGGTGTTCCAACAATGTGGCTGAATATCAGGCGTTGATTCTCGGTCTTGAAACGGCTGTAGACATGAAGCAGTTGCATCTTAGAGTCTATGGTGATTCAAAATTGGTGGTAAATCAACTTCTTGGTGTTTATGATGTCAAGAAACCAGAATTGATCCCATATTATAAGTATGCAAGGCAACTCATGGGATATTTAGGTAATGTCACTATAGAACATATCCCAAGAAATTTCAACCAACAAGCTGATTCTTTGGCAAGGGTGGCGTCCATGATCACTCTACCTTCTCATCGAAATCAAATTTCAATATGTCAAAATTGGGTCATACCTCCGATGTTTGATGAAAATGACGATGGTGAGGAATAA
- the LOC140006381 gene encoding uncharacterized protein yields MYYAAANGLVEAFNKTLCNLLKKIVDKSKRDWHLRIGEALWAYRTTFRTPIQATPYALVYGVEAVLPLECQIPSLRIAIQEGLSGEDNGRLRLEELEALDEKRLEAQQRIECYQARLSKAFNKHVRPRSFQIGELVLAVRRPIILTHGGQRKFTPKWDGPYVVREVFTNGSYKLVAEDGLRVGPINGKYLKRYYA; encoded by the coding sequence ATGTACTACGCTGCTGCAAACGGACTCGTTGAAGCATTCAACAAGACCTTATGTAATCTGTTGAAGAAAATCGTGGATAAATCGAAAAGGGATTGGCATCTTCGGATTGGAGAAGCGCTTTGGGCATACCGAACCACTTTTCGAACTCCCATACAAGCAACCCCATATGCGCTTGTTTACGGTGTTGAAGCTGTTCTTCCACTTGAGTGTCAAATACCTTCGCTAAGAATTGCAATTCAAGAAGGGCTCAGTGGAGAAGATAATGGTCGTCTTCGCCTCGAGGAATTAGAAGCACTCGACGAAAAGAGATTAGAAGCTCAGCAACGGATTGAGTGCTATCAGGCTCGCCTTTCAAAGGCATTTAATAAGCACGTTCGACCCCGCTCTTTCCAAATTGGAGAGTTAGTACTCGCCGTTCGGAGACCAATCATTCTCACTCATGGCGGACAAAGAAAGTTTACTCCTAAGTGGGATGGTCCATATGTCGTTCGAGAAGTATTTACAAATGGCTCATACAAGTTGGTTGCTGAAGATGGATTAAGGGTTGGCCCCATCAATGGCAAGTACCTAAAAAGGTACTATGCGTAA